From the genome of Caloenas nicobarica isolate bCalNic1 chromosome 16, bCalNic1.hap1, whole genome shotgun sequence, one region includes:
- the SPRING1 gene encoding SREBP regulating gene protein, whose amino-acid sequence MVPWGAVLWRRLLRKRWVLGLVLGLSLVYFLSSTFKQEERTVRDRNLLQVQEHEQPIVWKVKFSSGNGSQLSNQCRNSVQGKLLITDELGYICERKDLLVNGCCNVNVPSTKLYSCESCLPNGCCSVYECCVSCCLQPSKQHLLERFLNRAAVAFQNLFMAVEDRFELCLAKCRTSSQSVQHENTYRDPIAKYCYGEYPPELLPV is encoded by the exons ATGGTGCCCTGGGGAGCGGTGCTGTGGCGGCGGCTGCTGAGGAAGCGCTGGGTCCTCGGCCTCGTCCTCGGGCTCTCCCTCGTCTACTTCCTCAGCAGCACCTTCAAGCAG GAAGAAAGGACAGTGAGAGATCGGAACCTCCTCCAAGTGCAAGAGCACGAGCAGCCGATCGTGTGGAAGGTGAAGTTCAGTTCGGGAAACGGCAGTCAGCTGAGTAACCAGTGCAGGAATTCTGTGCAGGGGAAGCTCCTCATTACAGATGAACTGG gataCATCTGTGAGAGGAAGGACCTACTGGTCAATGGCTGTTGTAACGTCAACGTGCCCAGTACAAAGCTGTACAGCTGCGAGAGCTGCCTTCCCAACGGCTGCTGCAGCGTGTACGAGTGCTGtgtgtcctgctgcctgcagcccagcaaG CAACATCTTCTGGAACGTTTCTTGAATCGGGCAGCAGTTGCTTTCCAAAACCTCTTCATGGCAGTGGAAGATCGCTTTGAGTTGTGTCTGGCAAAATGTAGGACCTCATCACAG AGCGTGCAGCATGAAAACACCTATAGAGATCCAATTGCAAAATATTGCTATGGCGAATATCCCCCAGAGCTTCTGCCTGTTTGA